Below is a genomic region from Catenuloplanes atrovinosus.
GGGAACTCACGAGGGTCATCCTAGGACAGTGTCCCCGGACCGTCGGTGAGGGAAGCGACATCGGACCGCAACACTTCATCGCTAGATCCAGATACATAAGATCTTAGGCTGTCTCTCCAGACCGGCCCGGCACCCGAGGGCCGGCAGCTGGAGGGAAGGAGCCTGCCCTCGTGAAGAGGCAACTCAGCGTGGTCGTGGCCGGAACCCTGGTCGCGGCCCTGGTGGCGGCACCGGCGGAGGCCGCACCGAGCGCACTCACCACGGACGTGGAACCCACGGCCGTGCTGGGTGAGGACAATCTGCCGCACCCGCTCGCCGAGCAGCGCGAGGCGGAGCGGACCGAGGCGCTCGAAAAGCTCATCGCGGGTACGACGACCACGGAGCGGCGGAACGGGTCCGAGGTGATCCGGCTCGGCGGCAACCGGTTCGTCGAGTACCGCAAGAAGGAGACCAAGACCGACCCGGTCCTGACGTTCCTGGTCGAGTTCGGCGACCGGATCTACCCGCGTGCCGGTGGGACGCCCGGGCCGCTGCACAACGCGATCCCGGAGCCGGACCGGGTGTGGGACGGCGGCGCCACCGACGACAACACCACGATCTGGGAGCCGGACTTCAGCCCGGCCCACTACGAGGACCTGCTGTTCGCCAAGAACTAGGAGTCGATGGCGAACTTCTACTACAAGCAGTCCGGTGGCCGGTACACGGTCGGCGGTGACGTCTCCGAGTGGGTGACGGTCCCCTACAACGAGGCGCGGTACGGCAGCAACGCCGTGCCGCAGAGCGACGGCTACTGGAACTTCGTCAAGGACAGCGCCACCGCCTGGTACCAGGCGCAGCTCGCCGCCGGGCAGACGCCCGAGCAGGTGAAGGCGTACCTGACGTCGTTCGACAGCTGGGACCGTGACGACTTCGACGACGACGGCGACTTCAACGAGCCGGACGGGTACGTCGACCACTTCCAGGCCGTGCACGCCGGCATGGGCGAGGAGGCCGGCGGCGGCGCCGAGGGGACGGACGCGATCTGGGCGCACCGCTGGTACGCGTTCTCCAACCTGCGCGGCACCGCCGGCCCGGCCGGCAACCTGGCCGGCGGCGTGCAGATCGGCGACACCGGCATCTGGATCGGCGACTACACCACCGAGCCGGAGAACGGCGGCCTCGGCGTCTTCGTCCACGAGTACGGTCACGACCTGGGCCTGCCGGACCTCTACGACACGGCCGGCGGCGAGAACGGCACCGGCTTCTGGTCCGTGATGTCCTCCGGCTCGTGGCTCGGCCGCGGCAACCCGACGATCGGCTCCACGCCCGGCTACATGGGCGCCTGGGAGAAGATCTGGCTCGGCTGGTCCGACTTCGTCACGGTGAACCCGGGGAGGTCGAAGTACGTGACGCTGGGCAGCGCGGCCTACGGTGACGGCATCCTGCCGGAGGCGGTGGTCATCCCGCTGGCCGACGGCGGCTACTACGCCGCGGAGTACCGCTCCTACACCGGATACGACGAGACGCTCCGGCTCGGGCCGTACAACTGGGGCTGGGCGAACTCGCGGCCGGACTGGGCCGAGCGCTTCCCGTACCAGGACGGCCTGCTGATCTGGTACGTCAACCCCGCGGTGGGGAACAACAACACCAGCGTCCACCCCGGCACCGGACTGACGCTGCCGGTCGACGCGCGCCCCGCGCCGATCACGTTCCCGGACGGCACGCTGCTCAGCAACCGCCGCCAGCCGTTCGACGCCACGTTCGGCCTGCAGGCGACGGACCCGGTGACGTTCCACCGCAACGGTGAGCCGGTCTCGGTGCCCCGGCGACCCGCGATCCCGGTCTTCGACGACTCGGACCCGCTGCGCTACTGGAACGCCGCCAACCCGCAGCACTCGGTCAAGGTGGCCGGCGCGGGCGTGAAGATCGAGGTCAAGACGCAGCTCGGCGGCCTGGTCCCGCTGATGACGCTGAAGGTGACCCCGCCCGCGAAGTGACCGCGTGAGGGCCCGGCGCTCCCCCGCCGGGCCCTCACCGCCGTCAGACGATCCCGCCGTTGGCGCGGACCACCTGGCCGTTGATCCAGCGGCCGGGCCCGGCCAGGAACGCGACCACCTCGGCCGCGTCCTCCGGCGTGCCGAGCCGCTCCAGCGGCGGCTGCTTGGCCATGTGGTCGATCGTGGCCTGGTCCTTGCCGTCGAAGAAGAACGAGGTCGCGGTCGGGCCGGGCGCCACCGCGTTGACCGTGATGTCCCGGCCGCGCATCTCCCGTGCGATCACCATGGTCATCGCCTCCACCGCGCCCTTGCTGGCCACGTACGCCGCGTAGCCGGGCAGTCCGAGGCCGATCACCGAGGTGGAGAAGTTGATGATCGAGCCGCCGTTCCGGACGCGCCGGGCGGCCTGCTGGGAGACCACGAACGCGCCCCGGATGTTGACCCGGTGCACCCGGTCCAGCGTGTCCAGGTCGTACTCGGCGATCGGCGCGAGCACCATGATGCCGGCCGCGTTGACGACCACGTCCACGCCGCCGAAGCTCGCCTCGGCCGCGTCGAACACGGCCGTGACGTCCGCCTCCTCGGCCACGTCCGCCTGGACCGCGATGGCCCGGCCGCCGGCCGTGGTGATCTCCTTGACCACCGTCTCCGCCTCGGCCTGCTTCCCGACGTAGACCACTACGATCGCGTACCCGTCCGCGGCGAGGCGCAGCGCCGTCTGCCGCCCGATGCCCCGGGATCCGCCGGTCACGATCGCCACCCGGGTGTTCTCCGCCATGATCATTCCCCTCTCGCATCAGCGCTTCGATGACGTCGATACTAACGCTAACACAAGGACGTTATCGACGCTAACGACCGAGAGCTGCACCACCGTTGACCTGCACGACCTGCGCGGTCACGTAGCCCGCACCGGGCGAGGCCAGCCAGTGCACGGTCTCCGCGACGTCGACCACCGTGCCGGCCCGGCCGTTGTGCGTCTGGCGCAGCAGCCGCTCGCGGCGCTCGTCGGTCATGCCGTCGCCGAAGAACTCGGTGCCCTCCACATACCCGGGCGCCACCACGTTCACCGTGATGCCGCGCGGGCCGAGCGCGGACGACAGATCGAACGCGTACGGATGCAGCGCCGCCTTCGCCGCGCCGTAGGAGCCGTTGCCCGACCCCCGGTACGCCGCGATCGAGCTCAGCAGCACGATCCGCCCGCCGTCCGTGAGCACGTCCGCCAACGCCTCGACCAGCAGCACCGCGGTGAGCACGTTGGACTCGAAGTTGCCCTGCCAGTGCTCCCGCACGGTGAGCAGCCGGTCCAGCTCGGGACGGCCGGTGTCGTGCGCGCTCGGCGGGCCCTGCCGCGTCACGTTCCCGCCCGCGTTCGCCACCACCACGTCGACCCGGCCGTGACGCTCGACGACCTCGTCGCGTACCCGCAGCGCCTGATCCGTGTCGGTGAGGTCGGCCGCGATCGCGTGCACCGAGCCGGAGCCCTGCGCCTCGATCCCCGCCGCGGCGCGGTCCAGCACGTCCGCGCGCCGGCCGACGATCACCACGTCCGCCGCGTCGCGCGCGAACCGCGCGGCCACCGCCTGTCCCGTGCCGGTACCGCCGCCACTGACCACCACGACCCGCCCCATAGCGCCCTCCCGGAATATCGCCAAGCTGAAAATCATTGTCAGAAACATGAAGGTACGCAGCTCACTCAGGTCACTCGCCCGCAAGCCCGGCTCGCAGGTGGTCCGCCGCCGCGGCCGCGTCACGGTCGTCAACCGCCGCAACCCCCGCTGGAACGGCCGGCAGGGCTAGGACGGGCCTGTGGATCTCGTCGAGCCGAGGCGAGGTGCGGGTGTCGTCCGGCGTGCGGCGCGGAAGTCCACATACTGCTTCCCCGACGTGCGGGCAGGCGGCACCCGGGCCACGCCCGAGGCCGGCGAAGATCCGCAAGCCGCGCCGGTCGCCCTAGAAGTGCTTGCGCAGCGCGGTGAACGACGGCAGCTCGAGCACGCCGGTGTCGGCCGGGTCGAGGGCGGCGTGCTCCAGCTCCCAGGTGTGCGGGTGCGGGATGAAGACCGCGTTCCACCCGGCCCGGCGCGCCGGGATGATGTCCGACTTCGGAGAGTTCCCGATCATCCAGGTGTCGGCCGGGTCGAACGCCATCGACTCGGTCAGCCGCAGGTAGGTGGCGAGGTCCTTCTCCCGCACCACGTGCACGCTGCCGAAGTGCCCGGCCAGCCCGGAGGCGGCCAGCTTCCGGCGCTGCTCCGCGTCGTCGCCCTTGGTCAGCAGCGCCAGCTCGTGCCGGGTGCCGAGGTCGGCGAGCGTCTCCGCGACCTCCGGCATCAGCTCGACCCGGTCGAAGACCAGCGCGGCGGCCAGCTCCTCGATCTCGCGGCGCTCCGCCTCGGTGGCCGGGCGCTCGTGCAGCCGCTCGAAGCACTCCCGCAGGTTGCGCAGGAAGACGCGGCTGCCGTACCCGTAGGTGGCCGCGTTGGCGCGCTCGACGTCGTTGAGCACGGCGCGGATCGCGGCGTGCTCCAGCGTGGGGTGCGCCAGCCAGGCGAGGAAGTCGTCGACCACGCGGATGAAGAGGATGTTGTTCTCCCACAGCGTGTCGTCCGCATCGAAGACCAGGGTGCCCATGCCGGACATCCGATCACGCGGCCGGATCGGTGTCGCGCGGGTTTCCTGAGGTATTGACCACAGACCCGGTCCGTTCCTATGGTCGTATCAACCGACGTTGTTGAAACGTTTCACGAACCCGGCGGGCACCCGGGGAAAGGTCGGACATGAGTGGACTGAGGCGCCGTACCGTGCTGGCTCTGGGAGCGGGCACGCTGGCGGCCGGCTGGGGCGCGGTCCCGGCCGAGGCGGACACCGGCCGGAACGACTTCGCCCGTCCCGCGACCGGGTTACGGCCGTACTTCCGCTGGTGGTGGCCGGACGGGCTGGTCGACCCCGCGGAGATCCGGCGCGAGGTGGACCAGATCGCGGCGGCCGGGTTCGGCGGCGCGGAGATCGCGGCCGTGCACCACAGCGTGCGGGACAAGGCCGCGCTGGACACCGCCGGTCACGGCTGGGGCACCGCGGCGTGGACCCGCGGCGTCGAGGCCGCGCTCGACCAGGCCGCCCGGCGCGGCATCACCATCGACCTGACGATCGGCCCGTCCTGGCCGGCCGCGGTCCCGACCGTCACGCCGGACGGCCCGGCCGCGGTGCAGGAGCTGGCGCACGGCGTGGCCACCGTGGCGGCCGGCGGCACGTTCGACGGCCCGGTGCCGGCCTCGGTGACCGCCGCCGCGCCGTCCGTCACCCGGCAGACGCTGATCGCGGTGCAGGCGGTGCGGGTGGACCCGGCCAACGCCACGCGCAAGGAGACCGGGCTGGCCGCGGACTCCGTCACCGACCTCACCGCGCGCGTGACGGACGGGCGGCTGACCTGGACCGCGCCGGCCGACGGCGACTACCTGGTGCTCGCCTACTGGCAGCGCGGGTCCGGGCAGGAGCCGGAGTCCGGGCCGCACACCAGCCCGGACGCGTACGTGGTGGACCACTTCAGCGCGGCCGGCACCCAGGCGGTGATCGACTTCTGGGAGGCGCGGCTGCTCACGCCGCGCATCCGGGCGCTGCTGCGCCGCGCCGGCGGCTCCCTCTTCGAGGACTCGATCGAGCTGGAGACGCACGCGCTCAACTGGACGCCCGCGATGCTCACCGAATTCCAGCGTCGCCGGGGGTACGACCTGCGCCCCTACCTGCCCGCGGTGGTACGGGTGAAGGAGGCGACGGTCTACGCGTTCGACGCGGCGACGAGCCGCCGGGTGCGCGCGGACTACTGGCAGACGATCTCCGATCTGTTCACCGAGCACCACTTCGTGCCGCTGACCCGCTGGGCGCACTCGCTCGGGCTGACGTTCCGGGCCCAGCCGTACGGGCTGGAGACGGACGCGATCGCGGCGTCCGCCGTGGTCGACGTGCCGGAGGGCGAGTCGCTGGGGTTCAAGAACCTGGACGACTACCGGTGCCTGGCCGGTGGGCGGGACATGGGCGGGCGGGCGCTGCTGTCCTGCGAGGCGGGCGCGTACCAGGGCGGCGCCTACAACACCACGTGGAAGAGGCTGCTGCGCACGATGGGTGGCGCGTACGCGGCGGGGCTGAACCAGACCGTGTTCCACGGCTTCTCGTACGCGACCGCGCCCGGTGCGGCCTGGCCCGGCTTCGCCGCGTTCACGCCGTACTCCGGCGCGATCGGCTACGCCGAGTCGTGGGGCCCACGGCAGCCGAGCTGGCGGCATGCGCCGGACGTGGCCGCCTACCTGGGCCGGGTGCACCTGGCCGGCCGGATCGGCGTGAACCGGGTCGACGCGGCGGTCTTCCGGCAGAAGGGCTACAGCAAGACCGGCATCGGCGCGTCCTGGTTCACCTCGGACGGCGTACCGTCCGGGTGGACGCACCAGATGATCAGCGCGCCGCTGCTGGCGCTGCCCAGCGCGACGGTCCGCGACGGCCGGCTGGCCCCGGACGGCCCGGCCTACCGGGTGCTGCTGGTGGAGCCGGACCCGTTCTCCGGCTCGGCCGCGACGCTGGACCTGCCGTCCGCGCGCCGAATCCTCGCGCTGGCGCGGCAGGGCCTGCCGGTCGTGCTGCTCGGCGACTGGTCCGCCGCCACCGTGCCGGGCCGGGCCACCGGCGACGAGGACGTCGCGCTGCGCGCGCTGCTGGCCGAGCTGACCGCGCTGCCCCGGGTACGGACCGTGGCCGCGAAGACCGAGGTCGGCGCCGCGCTGGCGAGCCTCGGGCTGCGGCCGGCCGTCTCCTACGCGCGGACGTCCACGCTGTTGCACGGGCACCGGGTGGACCGCGGGACCGACTACTACTACCTGGTCAACGGCAAGCACGCGGAGACGGTCAAGCCGCCGGTGGCCGCGATCGACCACGACGTGACGCTGCAGCGGTCGAGCCGGACGGCGGTGCCGTACCGGATCGACCCGTGGACCGGCGCGCGTGAGCGGATCGCGGTCTACACCGCGGACGGCGACCGGGTGACGATGCGGGTGGCGTTGCAGCCGGGCGAGTCGGCGATCGTGGTGCTGGACGCGCCCGGCGCGGCGAACCGGCACGTGACCGCGACGACCGCGGACCGGGTGCTGGCCACGGAGCGCGGGCTGACGCTGCGCGCCGCGACCGGTGGCACGTACACCGCGACGCTGGACGACGGGCGGACCGTGAGCCGGACGATCCCGGCGGTGCCGGCGCCGATCCCGCTCACCCGGTGGACGCTGCGGGTGGCGGACTGGCGGCCGGGGTCCAGTGCGACCGAGACGCTCTCCGTGACGCACACGGTGGAGCTGGACGGGCTGCGGCCGTGGACAGAGCTCCCGGGGCTGGCGGACGTGTCCGGCGTCGGGCGGTACACGGCCGTGGTGGACGTGCCGGCGTGCGCCGGGGCGTACCTCGGCCTGGGCGAGGTCTTCGACACCGCCCGGGTGACCGTGAACGGGCGCGCGGTGCCGGTGAGCCCGCTGAACCCGGTGGCGGACGTGGGGCCGTACCTGCACGAGGGCCGGAACACGATCGAGGTGGAGGTGGCGACCACGCTGAACAACCGGCTGCGGGTCGCCGATCCGGCGGTCTACGGCGTGGCGCCGCGCCAGGCCTACGGGCTGACCGGGCCGGTCACGCTGATTCCGTACGGCGAGGTGCGGGTCTGGTGACGAAGGAGCCCGCGGCGCGTGCCGCGGGCTCCTTCGTCACGTCAGATGACGGATAGATGCACGTGGTTCGTATGGTCACCGGACGGGGTGCCGCCGCCCGCGTACGACTGCCAGCCGCTCGACGGTAGCCAGATCCGGCTGTACCAGATCACGTAGAGCACGCCGAGCCGGTCCGCGTTCTTGATGTAGAAGTTGGCCAGGTTGTCGCCGTAGGCCTTGTCCGCACCGAACGCGACGCCGCCGAAGCCGCTCGCCTGCGCCGACCAGTCGCAGGCCCGGCCGCGCGGATGCTCACCACCGTCCTCGGCGCTGCGATAGCAGGAGACGAAGTGGTTGAAGCCGGCCGACTTGGTCTGCTGGTAGGCGTGCAGCAGGCGGGGGGTGATGCAGCCGCCGGTCGTGGGGTCGTCCACGGTGCAGCTCTCGGCCGGGAACGAGCCGTCCGCGCCGCGCTCGGTCGCGACCGCGACCGCCGCGGAGCCGCTGCCGGACTGCACGTTCGCCGCGGCGCCGCCGCCCGCGGCCTTCAGCGCGTTCTCCGCCTGCTTCTTCCGCTTGTCCATGGTCTCGACCTGCTTCTTCTGCTCACCGATCTCAGCCTCGATGGCAGACTTCGCACGGGTGGCCTCGTCCTTGGCCTCGACCAGGTTCTGTACCTGCTTCTCCTGGTTGATCGTCATGGTCTCGAGCAACGTCGCACGGTCCATGAAACCGTTGCCCTCGGAGACGTTCAGCATCGCGACCATGGGGGCGAGGCGACCGTTGCGGTAGGTCCGGCCGGCCAGCTCGCCCACCGTCTCCTCGCGCTTCTTGAGGTCGGCCTCGATGGTCTTGAGCTCCTCGGTCAGCTCCTTCTGGCGCTTCTCCGAGGCGGCGAGCTTGTTCTTCGCCTCGATGTAGCCCTTGCTGGCCGCGTCGAGCTGCTTCCTGAGCTGTTCCGTGCCGCCCTCGTCGATCGCGTAGGCGGGCGCTGCGAACGCTGCGGTGGCAACGCTCGCCAGCAGCACGGCGAGTGCCGCTATTCGCCGTAGGCGCATCATGTTCCTCTCCTCAACCGCCGGCCGGGTTAGCTGACGGGTTCGGGATGGGAACGACACCCCTACCGCTGGCGCGGATTCACCCCACGAACGTGGTTCCCCGACTCGCTGAGCGATTTGGCGGTGGTCGCCACGGGCACCGGGCGCGCCCGCCGATGACGACCGGCGGCAAGACTACCCAGTCGCTGCTAGGACGACCGCTCTAGATCCGGAAACTTAAGAATTCCCTATAGTGACGCAAAGTGCCCGCTCAATAACAGGAAACCATAGAGACACATCGACACGGTATGCGAAAAGGCCGCCCCGGATAATCGGGGCGACCTTTCCTATACTAATTGTCGAACAGTCAATTACAGAGAGCTTGCACGACGGGCCGGTGCGCGGCCCGCGGGCTGGTGCGGCTCCGGCCCCACGTGGGTCCGCTCCGGGATTCCCATCGTCACCGGCTTGTCCGCCGACACCGTCACCAGCTCGCCGTGGTGCACAAGTGTGATGCTCTTCTCACCGGTGCCGTTACGCAGCGAATAGGTGACCTCGTCGCTGCGTACATCCACCCGCAGCCGCAGCCCGCGCCAGAGCAACGCGAACTCCATCCGGGTGATCCGCTCCGGCAGCCGCGGGTTGAACGACAGCTGGCCGCCGTGGTCCCGCATGCCGCCGAGGCCCATCACCAGCGAGATCCACGAGCCGCCGAGCGACGCCACGTGCAGGCCCTCGCGCGCGTTGTTGTGCAGGTCGTGCAGGTCCATCAGCGCGGCCTCGCCCAGGTAGTCGTGGGCGAGCTCCAGGTGGCCGGTCTCCGCCGCCAGCACCGCCTGGGTGCACGCGGACAGCGACGAGTCGCGGACCGTCCGGGCCTCGTAGTAGGCGAAGTTGCGCGCCTTCTCCTCGTCGCTGAACGCGTCGCCGCGCCACAGCATCGCGAGGACCAGGTCGGCCTGCTTCACCACCTGCTTGCGGTACAGGTCGAAGTACGGGTAGTTGAGCAGCAGCGGGTAGTTCTCCTGCGGCGTGCCCTCGAAGTCCCACTCCTGCAGCCGGGTGAAGCCCTCCGACTGCTGGTGCACGCCCAGTTCGTGGTCGTACGGCAGGTGCACGGCCGCGCCCGCGTCCCGCCAGCCGGCGATCTCCTCGTCGTCGACGCCGGCCGCCCGGGCCTTGTCCGGGTACTTCAGCGCCACGTCCGCCGCGGCGTAGAGGTTCAGCTGCGCCATCAGGTTGGTGTAGATGTTGTCGTCGACCACGGCCGTGTACTCGTCCGGGCCGGTCACGCCGT
It encodes:
- a CDS encoding SDR family oxidoreductase, producing the protein MAENTRVAIVTGGSRGIGRQTALRLAADGYAIVVVYVGKQAEAETVVKEITTAGGRAIAVQADVAEEADVTAVFDAAEASFGGVDVVVNAAGIMVLAPIAEYDLDTLDRVHRVNIRGAFVVSQQAARRVRNGGSIINFSTSVIGLGLPGYAAYVASKGAVEAMTMVIAREMRGRDITVNAVAPGPTATSFFFDGKDQATIDHMAKQPPLERLGTPEDAAEVVAFLAGPGRWINGQVVRANGGIV
- a CDS encoding SDR family NAD(P)-dependent oxidoreductase, whose translation is MGRVVVVSGGGTGTGQAVAARFARDAADVVIVGRRADVLDRAAAGIEAQGSGSVHAIAADLTDTDQALRVRDEVVERHGRVDVVVANAGGNVTRQGPPSAHDTGRPELDRLLTVREHWQGNFESNVLTAVLLVEALADVLTDGGRIVLLSSIAAYRGSGNGSYGAAKAALHPYAFDLSSALGPRGITVNVVAPGYVEGTEFFGDGMTDERRERLLRQTHNGRAGTVVDVAETVHWLASPGAGYVTAQVVQVNGGAALGR
- a CDS encoding 50S ribosomal protein L36, which translates into the protein MKVRSSLRSLARKPGSQVVRRRGRVTVVNRRNPRWNGRQG
- a CDS encoding HAD family hydrolase, whose product is MGTLVFDADDTLWENNILFIRVVDDFLAWLAHPTLEHAAIRAVLNDVERANAATYGYGSRVFLRNLRECFERLHERPATEAERREIEELAAALVFDRVELMPEVAETLADLGTRHELALLTKGDDAEQRRKLAASGLAGHFGSVHVVREKDLATYLRLTESMAFDPADTWMIGNSPKSDIIPARRAGWNAVFIPHPHTWELEHAALDPADTGVLELPSFTALRKHF
- a CDS encoding coiled-coil domain-containing protein, whose translation is MRLRRIAALAVLLASVATAAFAAPAYAIDEGGTEQLRKQLDAASKGYIEAKNKLAASEKRQKELTEELKTIEADLKKREETVGELAGRTYRNGRLAPMVAMLNVSEGNGFMDRATLLETMTINQEKQVQNLVEAKDEATRAKSAIEAEIGEQKKQVETMDKRKKQAENALKAAGGGAAANVQSGSGSAAVAVATERGADGSFPAESCTVDDPTTGGCITPRLLHAYQQTKSAGFNHFVSCYRSAEDGGEHPRGRACDWSAQASGFGGVAFGADKAYGDNLANFYIKNADRLGVLYVIWYSRIWLPSSGWQSYAGGGTPSGDHTNHVHLSVI
- a CDS encoding glycosyl hydrolase; this translates as MSGLRRRTVLALGAGTLAAGWGAVPAEADTGRNDFARPATGLRPYFRWWWPDGLVDPAEIRREVDQIAAAGFGGAEIAAVHHSVRDKAALDTAGHGWGTAAWTRGVEAALDQAARRGITIDLTIGPSWPAAVPTVTPDGPAAVQELAHGVATVAAGGTFDGPVPASVTAAAPSVTRQTLIAVQAVRVDPANATRKETGLAADSVTDLTARVTDGRLTWTAPADGDYLVLAYWQRGSGQEPESGPHTSPDAYVVDHFSAAGTQAVIDFWEARLLTPRIRALLRRAGGSLFEDSIELETHALNWTPAMLTEFQRRRGYDLRPYLPAVVRVKEATVYAFDAATSRRVRADYWQTISDLFTEHHFVPLTRWAHSLGLTFRAQPYGLETDAIAASAVVDVPEGESLGFKNLDDYRCLAGGRDMGGRALLSCEAGAYQGGAYNTTWKRLLRTMGGAYAAGLNQTVFHGFSYATAPGAAWPGFAAFTPYSGAIGYAESWGPRQPSWRHAPDVAAYLGRVHLAGRIGVNRVDAAVFRQKGYSKTGIGASWFTSDGVPSGWTHQMISAPLLALPSATVRDGRLAPDGPAYRVLLVEPDPFSGSAATLDLPSARRILALARQGLPVVLLGDWSAATVPGRATGDEDVALRALLAELTALPRVRTVAAKTEVGAALASLGLRPAVSYARTSTLLHGHRVDRGTDYYYLVNGKHAETVKPPVAAIDHDVTLQRSSRTAVPYRIDPWTGARERIAVYTADGDRVTMRVALQPGESAIVVLDAPGAANRHVTATTADRVLATERGLTLRAATGGTYTATLDDGRTVSRTIPAVPAPIPLTRWTLRVADWRPGSSATETLSVTHTVELDGLRPWTELPGLADVSGVGRYTAVVDVPACAGAYLGLGEVFDTARVTVNGRAVPVSPLNPVADVGPYLHEGRNTIEVEVATTLNNRLRVADPAVYGVAPRQAYGLTGPVTLIPYGEVRVW